In one Canis lupus dingo isolate Sandy chromosome 16, ASM325472v2, whole genome shotgun sequence genomic region, the following are encoded:
- the TLR3 gene encoding toll-like receptor 3, whose protein sequence is MSQSLLYHIYSFLGLLPFWILCTSSTNKCVVRHEVADCSHLKLTQVPDDLPANITVLNLTHNQLRRLPPANFTRYSQLTILDGGFNSISKLEPELCQKLPLLEILNLQHNELSHLSDQTFVFCVNLTELHLMSNSIKIIQNNPFRSLKNLVKLDLSHNGLSSTKLGSQLQLENLQDLLLSNNKINVLRREELDFLGNSSLEKLELSSNPIKEFSPGCFHAIGKLFGLSLNNVQLNPSLTENLCLELSNTSIQNLSLSNTQLHRTSNMTFLGLKHTNLTMLDLSHNNLNVIENNSFVWLPHLEYFLLEYNNIEHLFSHSFYGLLNVRYLDLKRSFAKQSTSLASHPRIDDFSFQWLKCLQYLNMEDNYFAGIKSNMFTGLIKLKHLSLSNSFTSLQTLTNETFLSLAQSPLITLNLTKNKISKIESGAFSWLGHLQVLDLGLNEIGQELTGQEWRGLENIVEIYLSYNKYLQLTSSSFALIPSLRRLMLRRTALRNVDSSPSPFHPLRNLNILDLSNNNIANINDELLEGLEKLEILDMQHNNLARLWKHANPGGPVHFLKGLSHLHILNLESNGFDEIPAEVFKGLSELKSIDLGLNNLNIFPSSLFNDQVSLKSLNLQKNLITSVEKNVFGPAFRNLSNLDMSFNPFDCTCESIAWFVNWINSTHTNISELSSHYLCNTPPQYHGFPVMLFDISPCKDSAPFEIFFIINTSVLLTFIFIVLLIHFEGWRISFYWNVSVHRILGFKEIDKQPEQFEYAAYIIHAYKDRDWVWEHFSPMEEKDETLKFCLEERDFEAGVLELESIINSIKKSRKTIFVITQHLLKDPLCKRFKVHQAVQQAIEQNLESIILIFLEEIPDYKLNHALCLRRGMFKSHCILNWPVQKERVNAFHHKLQVALGSRNSIH, encoded by the exons ATGAGCCAGAGTTTGCTTTATCATATCTACTCCTTTTTGGGACTGTTGCCTTTTTGGATACTGTGTACATCCTCTACCAATAAATGTGTTGTTAGACATGAAGTAGCTGACTGTAGTCACCTGAAGTTGACTCAAGTGCCTGATGACCTCCCAGCAAACATAACAGTGTTGAATCTCACCCATAATCAGCTCAGAAGATTACCACCTGCCAATTTTACAAGATATAGTCAACTTACTATCTTGGATGGAGGTTTTAACTCCATCTCAAAACTGGAGCCAGAATTGTGCCAAAAACTACCCTTGTTGGAAATTTTGAACCTCCAACACAATGAGCTATCTCACCTTTCAGATCAAACTTTTGTCTTCTGCGTGAATTTGACTGAACTCCATCTAATGTCCAATTCAATCAAGATCATTCAAAATAATCCTTTTCGAAGCCTGAAG aatttaGTCAAATTAGATCTATCTCATAATGGTTTGTCATCTACTAAATTAGGAAGTCAGCTCCAATTGGAAAATCTCCAAGACCTTCTgttatcaaataataaaattaatgtacTGAGGCGTGAAGAACTTGATTTCCTTGGTaattcttctttagaaaaattggAGTTGTCATCAAATCCAATTAAAGAG TTCTCTCCAGGGTGTTTCCATGCAATTGGAAAATTATTTGGCCTCTCTCTGAACAACGTTCAGCTGAACCCCAGTCTCACAGAGAACCTTTGTTTGGAACTGTCAAATACAAGCATCCAGAATCTATCCTTAAGCAACACCCAGCTACACAGAACAAGCAATATGACGTTCCTTGGACTAAAGCATACAAATCTCACCATGCTCGATCTTTCCCACAACAACTTGAATGTGATTGAGAACAATTCCTTTGTCTGGCTTCCACATCTAGAATATTTCTTACTGGAGTATAATAATATAGAGCATTTGTTTTCCCACTCCTTTTATGGGCTTCTCAATGTAAGATACCTGGATTTGAAACGATCTTTTGCTAAACAAAGCACTTCCCTTGCTTCGCATCCCAGGATTGatgatttttcctttcagtggCTAAAATGTTTGCAGTATCTGAACATGGAAGACAACTACTTTGCAGGCATAAAAAGCAATATGTTCACAGGATTGATAAAGTTGAAACACTTGAGTCTCTCCAACTCCTTCACAAGTTTGCAAACTTTAACCAATGAAACATTTTTGTCACTTGCTCAGTCTCCTTTAATCACACTCAATCtaaccaaaaacaaaatctcaaaaatagaGAGTGGTGCTTTTTCTTGGCTGGGCCACCTACAGGTACTTGACCTTGGCCTTAATGAAATTGGACAAGAACTCACAGGCCAAGAGTGGAGAGGTCtagaaaatattgttgaaatCTACCTTTCCTACAACAAATACCTACAACTGACGAGCAGCTCTTTTGCCTTGATTCCCAGCCTCCGACGACTGATGCTCCGAAGAACGGCCCTTAGAAATGTGGACAGCTCCCCTTCACCTTTTCATCCTCTTCGGAACTTGAACATTCTGGATCTAAGCAACAACAATATAGCCAACATAAATGATGAGCTGTTGGAGGGTCTTGAGAAATTAGAAATTCTGGATATGCAGCATAACAACTTAGCAAGGCTATGGAAACATGCAAACCCCGGTGGTCCTGTTCATTTTCTAAAGGGTCTTTCTCACCTCCACATTCTTAATTTAGAGTCTAATGGCTTTGATGAGATCCCAGCAGAGGTGTTCAAGGGCTTATCTGAATTAAAGAGCATTGATTTAGGATTgaataatttaaacatatttccaTCATCTCTCTTTAATGATCAGGTGTCTCTGAAGTCATTGAACCTTCAGAAGAATCTCATAACAtcagttgagaagaatgtttttGGGCCAGCCTTCAGGAACCTCAGTAATTTAGATATGAGCTTTAATCCATTTGATTGTACCTGTGAAAGTATTGCCTGGTTTGTTAATTGGATTAACAGCACCCATACCAACATCTCTGAGTTATCAAGCCATTACCTCTGCAACACTCCACCTCAATATCATGGTTTCCCAGTGATGCTTTTTGATATATCACCCTGCAAAGACAGTGCCCCCTTTGAaatctttttcataataaataccAGTGTCTTACTGACTTTTATCTTTATTGTGCTGCTGATCCATTTTGAAGGCTGGAGGATATCTTTTTATTGGAATGTTTCAGTGCACCGAATTCTTGGTTTCAAAGAAATAGACAAACAGCCAGAGCAGTTTGAATACGCAGCTTATATAATTCATGCCTATAAAGATAGAGATTGGGTCTGGGAACACTTCTCTCcaatggaagaaaaagatgaaactCTCAAATTTTGTCTTGAAGAGAGGGACTTTGAGGCAGGTGTCCTTGAACTCGAGTCAATCattaatagcatcaaaaagagtagaaaaactatttttgttataACACAGCATCTATTAAAGGATCCATTATGCAAAAG attcAAAGTGCACCAGGCAGTTCAGCAAGCTATTGAACAAAATCTAGAGTCCATTATATTGATCTTTCTTGAGGAGATTCCAGACTATAAACTGAACCATGCACTCTGTTTGCGAAGAGGGATGTTTAAATCTCACTGCATCTTGAACTGGCCAGTTCAGAAAGAACGGGTAAATGCCTTTCATCATAAATTGCAAGTAGCACTTGGATCCAGAAATTcaatacattaa